A genome region from Musa acuminata AAA Group cultivar baxijiao chromosome BXJ3-5, Cavendish_Baxijiao_AAA, whole genome shotgun sequence includes the following:
- the LOC135638629 gene encoding premnaspirodiene oxygenase-like — MELLQLPSIPILVFSFLFLLLLIKKRGFSGCRNESYPPRRPPGPWNLPFVGCMHHLVGQLPFRAFRELARKHGSLMLLRLGQVDVVVASSSEAAEEILKNQSVTFASRPEFLATKFIFYGPTGIGWSPYGPYWRQLRKLCFMELLSARRIRSFSSIRTEETLDLMRDIARSGGTPVNMTEKLFGLTNAVVCRAAFGKLREHRERFVPLIKNAMVLAGGFCVADMFPSLKLIDILSGAEFRLRRVRRQLDEVLGYIIKEHEGKASVSSGDKADEVDDLVDVLLRLKDDPKLEVPLTMEDVKGVIVDMFMGGTETSSTVVEWAMSELMRNPEIMERAQKEVRELAAQRRNRVEESDISELNYIKLIIKETLRLHPPAPLLPRLCRETCEVMGYRIDAGTRVFVNLWANGRDARYWDDAETFKPERFEGSAMDFKGVDFEYLPFGAGRRICPGMGFGMATVELALTHLLLHFDWELPHGMRPEELDMCETMALIAPRKTELKLIATVRVPLPVAT; from the exons ATGGAACTGCTGCAGCTCCCTTCCATCCCCATCTTggtgttctccttcctcttcttgctCCTCTTGATCAAGAAGAGAGGATTCAGCGGTTGCAGAAATGAGAGCTACCCACCACGTCGTCCCCCAGGCCCATGGAATCTACCCTTCGTCGGATGCATGCACCACCTGGTCGGGCAGCTCCCCTTTCGCGCATTCCGCGAGCTCGCCCGCAAGCATGGCTCCCTTATGCTCCTCCGGCTTGGCCAGGTCGACGTCGTCGTCGCCTCCTCGAGCGAAGCCGCCGAGGAGATCTTGAAGAACCAGAGCGTCACCTTCGCTTCCCGGCCCGAGTTCCTCGCTACCAAGTTCATCTTCTACGGCCCAACCGGCATCGGCTGGTCCCCCTACGGCCCTTACTGGAGGCAGCTGCGAAAGCTCTGCTTCATGGAGCTTCTCTCCGCCCGGCGCATCCGGTCTTTCTCCTCCATCAGGACGGAGGAGACCCTTGACCTGATGAGAGACATCGCGAGGTCGGGCGGAACCCCCGTCAACATGACCGAGAAGCTCTTCGGGCTGACCAACGCCGTCGTCTGCCGGGCGGCGTTCGGCAAGCTGCGCGAGCACCGGGAGAGGTTCGTCCCGCTCATCAAGAATGCTATGGTGCTCGCCGGTGGCTTCTGCGTGGCCGACATGTTCCCGTCGCTCAAGCTCATCGACATCCTCTCGGGTGCCGAGTTCAGATTGCGGCGGGTCCGGCGGCAGCTAGACGAGGTCCTGGGCTACATAATCAAGGAACATGAGGGCAAGGCTTCCGTGAGCAGCGGCGACAAAGCTGACGAGGTAGACGACCTGGTGGACGTGCTGCTGAGGCTCAAAGACGACCCCAAACTGGAAGTGCCCTTGACGATGGAAGACGTCAAGGGTGTGATCGTG GACATGTTCATGGGGGGCACCGAGACGTCTTCGACCGTCGTCGAATGGGCCATGTCGGAGCTGATGAGAAACCCGGAGATCATGGAGAGAGCGCAGAAGGAAGTGAGGGAATTAGCTGCGCAACGGAGGAACAGAGTAGAGGAGAGCGACATCTCCGAGCTAAACTACATTAAGCTAATCATCAAGGAGACGCTGCGGCTTCACCCGCCGGCCCCGCTGTTACCGAGACTGTGCAGGGAGACCTGCGAGGTCATGGGGTACAGGATCGACGCCGGCACTCGCGTCTTCGTCAACTTATGGGCGAACGGCAGGGATGCGCGTTACTGGGACGACGCCGAGACATTCAAACCAGAGAGGTTCGAAGGCAGCGCCATGGATTTCAAGGGAGTCGACTTCGAGTACTTGCCGTTCGGGGCCGGGCGGAGGATATGCCCCGGAATGGGTTTCGGGATGGCGACCGTGGAGCTCGCCCTGACTCACCTCCTCCTGCACTTCGACTGGGAGCTGCCCCATGGAATGAGACCGGAGGAGCTCGACATGTGCGAGACCATGGCGTTAATCGCACCGAGGAAGACTGAGCTGAAGCTGATCGCTACCGTTCGAGTTCCTCTCCCCGTCGCTACCTGA
- the LOC103986395 gene encoding uncharacterized protein LOC103986395 isoform X3, producing MEGEKYDGRQESLFQNKHGAREEDMAQPNSLAEDSAEDFRLPIYHRPTENLDTDELEQASLDKQLTSSNVGFRLLQKMGWKGKGLGKNEQGIVEPIKAGIRDPKLGVGKQEEDDFFTSEGNVQRRKLDIELEETEENIKKREVIAEREQKIQSEVKEIKKAFYCNLCNKQYKLAMEFESHLSSYDHNHRKRFKEMKEMHGSSSRDDRQKREQLRQEKEMAKFAQMADAHKQRQQQQQQQQEGSEISSDAGAARTSAKVLNQDQRQALKFGFSKIGPSKKASAGGISKKPKIGVKVSSIFGSDSDDEET from the exons ATGGAAGGCGAAAAGTATGATGGCAGGCAAGAGTCACTCTTTCAAAATAAACACGGAGCACGGGAAGAG GATATGGCACAGCCTAATTCCTTGGCCGAGGATTCAGCAGAAGATTTCCGTTTGCCAATATATCACAGACCCACAGAAAACCTTGATACTGATGAACTGGAGCAAGCATCTTTGGATAAACAACTGACATCATCTAATGTAGGGTTTAGGCTTCTGCAGAAAATGGGATGGAAAGGCAAGGGTCTTGGCAAAAATGAGCAAG GCATAGTTGAGCCCATAAAAGCTGGTATTAGGGATCCAAAACTGGGGGTGGGGAAGCAAGAAGAAGATGACTTTTTCACTTCTGAAGGAAATGTTCAGAGGAGGAAGCTTGACATTGAATTAGAAGAGACTGAGGAAAATATAAAGAAGCGTGAG GTGATAGCAGAGCGTGAGCAGAAAATCCAGTCTGAGgtgaaagaaataaaaaaggCCTTCTATTGTAATCTCTGCAACAAGCAATACAAATTGGCAATGGAATTCGAAAGTCATCTTAGCTCTTATGACCACAATCACAGAAAG AGAtttaaagaaatgaaagaaatgcatGGAAGCAGCAGCCGCGATGACAGACAGAAACGGGAACAACTACGTCAAGAGAAGGAAATGGCAAAGTTTGCACAAAT GGCAGATGCTCACAAGCAAcggcaacagcaacaacaacaacagcaagaaGGGTCTGAAATCTCTTCAGATGCTGGTGCGGCTAGGACTTCCGCAAAAGTTCTAAATCAGGATCAGCGGCAGGCTCTGAAATTCGGCTTCTCTAAAATTGGTCCCTCAAAG AAGGCTTCAGCTGGTGGCATCAGCAAGAAGCCAAAGATTGGTGTGAAAGTATCCTCAATCTTTGGCAGTGATAGCGATGATGAGGAGACGTAA
- the LOC135585411 gene encoding protein ASYMMETRIC LEAVES 2-like: protein MASSSAQLPVSSAASSASPSSTSSPCAACKFLRRKCQPDCVFAPYFPPDQPQKFVHVHRVFGASNVTKLLNELHPYQREDAVNSLAYEADMRLRDPVYGCVGVISILQHQLRQLQMDLSCAKSELSKYRSAAAAAAATAAAGTSSAGFGETIPVTSATGHGFINLNHTGITCLGFGRDQFFPSSARDPNHNLQMMLRNHDADLAARLGANGAYDAGLAAAVNATSAAAIGLFGGHFSKPSAAGGDERPGIGPL, encoded by the coding sequence ATGGCGTCGTCATCGGCCCAGCTGCCGGTCTCATCGGCCGCGTCTTCCGCTTCGCCTTCATCCACGAGCTCACCGTGCGCCGCCTGCAAGTTCCTCCGCCGCAAGTGCCAACCCGACTGCGTCTTCGCCCCTTACTTCCCGCCGGACCAGCCGCAGAAGTTCGTGCACGTGCACCGCGTCTTCGGCGCCAGCAACGTCACGAAGCTCCTCAACGAGCTGCACCCGTACCAGCGCGAGGACGCCGTCAACTCCCTCGCCTACGAGGCCGACATGCGCCTCCGTGACCCCGTCTACGGATGCGTCGGCGTCATCTCCATCCTCCAGCACCAGCTGCGGCAGCTCCAGATGGACCTTTCCTGCGCCAAGTCCGAGCTCTCCAAGTACCggtcagccgcagccgcagccgccgccaccgccgctgcAGGAACTTCCAGTGCCGGTTTTGGCGAGACCATCCCGGTGACTTCCGCCACCGGCCACGGGTTCATCAACCTCAACCACACCGGCATAACCTGCCTCGGGTTCGGACGGGATCAGTTCTTCCCATCCTCCGCGAGGGATCCAAACCACAACCTCCAGATGATGCTGAGGAATCATGACGCAGATCTGGCCGCGAGGTTGGGTGCCAACGGTGCTTATGATGCAGGCCTGGCGGCGGCTGTGAACGCCACCTCCGCGGCAGCAATTGGGCTGTTTGGTGGGCATTTCTCGAAGCCGAGTGCTGCCGGCGGCGACGAGCGGCCGGGCATTGGGCCTCTCTAG
- the LOC103986395 gene encoding uncharacterized protein LOC103986395 isoform X1 produces MEGEKYDGRQESLFQNKHGAREEDMAQPNSLAEDSAEDFRLPIYHRPTENLDTDELEQASLDKQLTSSNVGFRLLQKMGWKGKGLGKNEQGIVEPIKAGIRDPKLGVGKQEEDDFFTSEGNVQRRKLDIELEETEENIKKREKAAYNRMYVFLTGMIYHKGASTLEEREQKIQSEVKEIKKAFYCNLCNKQYKLAMEFESHLSSYDHNHRKRFKEMKEMHGSSSRDDRQKREQLRQEKEMAKFAQMADAHKQRQQQQQQQQEGSEISSDAGAARTSAKVLNQDQRQALKFGFSKIGPSKKASAGGISKKPKIGVKVSSIFGSDSDDEET; encoded by the exons ATGGAAGGCGAAAAGTATGATGGCAGGCAAGAGTCACTCTTTCAAAATAAACACGGAGCACGGGAAGAG GATATGGCACAGCCTAATTCCTTGGCCGAGGATTCAGCAGAAGATTTCCGTTTGCCAATATATCACAGACCCACAGAAAACCTTGATACTGATGAACTGGAGCAAGCATCTTTGGATAAACAACTGACATCATCTAATGTAGGGTTTAGGCTTCTGCAGAAAATGGGATGGAAAGGCAAGGGTCTTGGCAAAAATGAGCAAG GCATAGTTGAGCCCATAAAAGCTGGTATTAGGGATCCAAAACTGGGGGTGGGGAAGCAAGAAGAAGATGACTTTTTCACTTCTGAAGGAAATGTTCAGAGGAGGAAGCTTGACATTGAATTAGAAGAGACTGAGGAAAATATAAAGAAGCGTGAG AAGGCAGCATATAATCGCATGTATGTCTTTTTGACGGGAATGATATATCATAAGGGAGCATCAACTCTCGAGG AGCGTGAGCAGAAAATCCAGTCTGAGgtgaaagaaataaaaaaggCCTTCTATTGTAATCTCTGCAACAAGCAATACAAATTGGCAATGGAATTCGAAAGTCATCTTAGCTCTTATGACCACAATCACAGAAAG AGAtttaaagaaatgaaagaaatgcatGGAAGCAGCAGCCGCGATGACAGACAGAAACGGGAACAACTACGTCAAGAGAAGGAAATGGCAAAGTTTGCACAAAT GGCAGATGCTCACAAGCAAcggcaacagcaacaacaacaacagcaagaaGGGTCTGAAATCTCTTCAGATGCTGGTGCGGCTAGGACTTCCGCAAAAGTTCTAAATCAGGATCAGCGGCAGGCTCTGAAATTCGGCTTCTCTAAAATTGGTCCCTCAAAG AAGGCTTCAGCTGGTGGCATCAGCAAGAAGCCAAAGATTGGTGTGAAAGTATCCTCAATCTTTGGCAGTGATAGCGATGATGAGGAGACGTAA
- the LOC103986526 gene encoding thioredoxin-like fold domain-containing protein MRL7L homolog, chloroplastic: MAAPHCLLLFRCSTQVPREATRLRLPPLCARSPARRQMRHARLGSPSLVSVGLCFAKPCTTARASKAVELVLGDGRDEEDARRWNSAKTESDESDVDEDEDGPSLMSEDERKEMRRKIREVLDTNLNVEEETDPVQRRIKMQKLLADYPLVVEEEDPNWPEDADGRGFNLDQFFNKITIKNVRNDDDDYNYDSEKEVVWQDDNYIRPIKDITAREWEDTVFKDFNPLVILVHNRYRRPRENEQARNELERAVEMFWESGLPSPRCVAIDACVEHDLVDALQVSIYPEILFTKAGKILHRDKVVRSADEWSKIMAFFYYKAVRPSCLDETAGKDQEKIPSLS; encoded by the exons ATGGCGGCACCGCACTGCTTGTTGCTCTTCAGGTGTTCTACACAAGTTCCAAGAGAAGCAACCcgtcttcgtcttcctcctctttgCGCTCGTTCGCCTGCCCGACGCCAGATGAGACACGCGCGCTTGGGCTCACCTTCACTAGTTTCTGTCGGTCTCTGTTTCGCCAAGCCTTGTACAACG GCAAGAGCTTCTAAAGCGGTCGAGCTAGTACTTGGCGATGGGAGAGACGAGGAAGATGCACGTAGATGGAACTCCGCCAAGACAGAGAGTGACGAGAGCGACGTGGATGAAGACGAGGATGGCCCATCACTCATGAGTGAGGATGAGAGGAAGGAAATGAGGAGGAAGATAAGAGAGGTGCTCGACACGAACCTGAACGTCGAGGAGGAAACCGACCCAGTCCAAAGGAGAATCAAGATGCAGAAGCTCTTAGCAGACTACCCGTTGGTGGTTGAAGAGGAAGATCCCAACTGGCCTGAGGACGCCGATGGCCGGGGGTTCAACCTTGATCAGTTCTTCAACAAGATCACCATCAAGAATGTCAGGAACGACGATGATGACTACAATTACGACAGCGAAAAGGAGGTCGTGTGGCAGGACGACAATTACATTCGGCCCATCAAAGACATCACAGCAAGAGAGTGGGAGGATACTGTGTTCAAGGACTTCAACCCTCTGGTTATACTTGTCCATAACCGATACAGAAG GCCTCGAGAGAACGAGCAGGCCAGGAATGAGCTAGAGAGAGCGGTGGAGATGTTCTGGGAGTCCGGATTGCCTTCACCGAGG TGTGTAGCCATTGATGCTTGTGTCGAGCATGACCTCGTCGATGCACTGCAAGTGTCCATCTACCCGGAAATTCTCTTCACTAAAGCGGGGAAGATATTGCATCGCGATAAAG TGGTTCGGAGTGCAGATGAGTGGTCGAAGATAATGGCATTCTTCTACTATAAAGCCGTCAGGCCATCATGCTTAGATGAAACCGCTGGCAAAGATCAAGAGAAGATTCCATCACTCTCATAG
- the LOC103986395 gene encoding uncharacterized protein LOC103986395 isoform X2, whose amino-acid sequence MEGEKYDGRQESLFQNKHGAREEDMAQPNSLAEDSAEDFRLPIYHRPTENLDTDELEQASLDKQLTSSNVGFRLLQKMGWKGKGLGKNEQGIVEPIKAGIRDPKLGVGKQEEDDFFTSEGNVQRRKLDIELEETEENIKKREGASTLEEREQKIQSEVKEIKKAFYCNLCNKQYKLAMEFESHLSSYDHNHRKRFKEMKEMHGSSSRDDRQKREQLRQEKEMAKFAQMADAHKQRQQQQQQQQEGSEISSDAGAARTSAKVLNQDQRQALKFGFSKIGPSKKASAGGISKKPKIGVKVSSIFGSDSDDEET is encoded by the exons ATGGAAGGCGAAAAGTATGATGGCAGGCAAGAGTCACTCTTTCAAAATAAACACGGAGCACGGGAAGAG GATATGGCACAGCCTAATTCCTTGGCCGAGGATTCAGCAGAAGATTTCCGTTTGCCAATATATCACAGACCCACAGAAAACCTTGATACTGATGAACTGGAGCAAGCATCTTTGGATAAACAACTGACATCATCTAATGTAGGGTTTAGGCTTCTGCAGAAAATGGGATGGAAAGGCAAGGGTCTTGGCAAAAATGAGCAAG GCATAGTTGAGCCCATAAAAGCTGGTATTAGGGATCCAAAACTGGGGGTGGGGAAGCAAGAAGAAGATGACTTTTTCACTTCTGAAGGAAATGTTCAGAGGAGGAAGCTTGACATTGAATTAGAAGAGACTGAGGAAAATATAAAGAAGCGTGAG GGAGCATCAACTCTCGAGG AGCGTGAGCAGAAAATCCAGTCTGAGgtgaaagaaataaaaaaggCCTTCTATTGTAATCTCTGCAACAAGCAATACAAATTGGCAATGGAATTCGAAAGTCATCTTAGCTCTTATGACCACAATCACAGAAAG AGAtttaaagaaatgaaagaaatgcatGGAAGCAGCAGCCGCGATGACAGACAGAAACGGGAACAACTACGTCAAGAGAAGGAAATGGCAAAGTTTGCACAAAT GGCAGATGCTCACAAGCAAcggcaacagcaacaacaacaacagcaagaaGGGTCTGAAATCTCTTCAGATGCTGGTGCGGCTAGGACTTCCGCAAAAGTTCTAAATCAGGATCAGCGGCAGGCTCTGAAATTCGGCTTCTCTAAAATTGGTCCCTCAAAG AAGGCTTCAGCTGGTGGCATCAGCAAGAAGCCAAAGATTGGTGTGAAAGTATCCTCAATCTTTGGCAGTGATAGCGATGATGAGGAGACGTAA
- the LOC103986395 gene encoding uncharacterized protein LOC103986395 isoform X4, which produces MEGEKYDGRQESLFQNKHGAREEDMAQPNSLAEDSAEDFRLPIYHRPTENLDTDELEQASLDKQLTSSNVGFRLLQKMGWKGKGLGKNEQGIVEPIKAGIRDPKLGVGKQEEDDFFTSEGNVQRRKLDIELEETEENIKKREVIAEREQKIQSEVKEIKKAFYCNLCNKQYKLAMEFESHLSSYDHNHRKRFKEMKEMHGSSSRDDRQKREQLRQEKEMAKFAQMADAHKQRQQQQQQQQEGSEISSDAGAARTSAKVLNQDQRQALKFGFSKIGPSKASAGGISKKPKIGVKVSSIFGSDSDDEET; this is translated from the exons ATGGAAGGCGAAAAGTATGATGGCAGGCAAGAGTCACTCTTTCAAAATAAACACGGAGCACGGGAAGAG GATATGGCACAGCCTAATTCCTTGGCCGAGGATTCAGCAGAAGATTTCCGTTTGCCAATATATCACAGACCCACAGAAAACCTTGATACTGATGAACTGGAGCAAGCATCTTTGGATAAACAACTGACATCATCTAATGTAGGGTTTAGGCTTCTGCAGAAAATGGGATGGAAAGGCAAGGGTCTTGGCAAAAATGAGCAAG GCATAGTTGAGCCCATAAAAGCTGGTATTAGGGATCCAAAACTGGGGGTGGGGAAGCAAGAAGAAGATGACTTTTTCACTTCTGAAGGAAATGTTCAGAGGAGGAAGCTTGACATTGAATTAGAAGAGACTGAGGAAAATATAAAGAAGCGTGAG GTGATAGCAGAGCGTGAGCAGAAAATCCAGTCTGAGgtgaaagaaataaaaaaggCCTTCTATTGTAATCTCTGCAACAAGCAATACAAATTGGCAATGGAATTCGAAAGTCATCTTAGCTCTTATGACCACAATCACAGAAAG AGAtttaaagaaatgaaagaaatgcatGGAAGCAGCAGCCGCGATGACAGACAGAAACGGGAACAACTACGTCAAGAGAAGGAAATGGCAAAGTTTGCACAAAT GGCAGATGCTCACAAGCAAcggcaacagcaacaacaacaacagcaagaaGGGTCTGAAATCTCTTCAGATGCTGGTGCGGCTAGGACTTCCGCAAAAGTTCTAAATCAGGATCAGCGGCAGGCTCTGAAATTCGGCTTCTCTAAAATTGGTCCCTCAAAG GCTTCAGCTGGTGGCATCAGCAAGAAGCCAAAGATTGGTGTGAAAGTATCCTCAATCTTTGGCAGTGATAGCGATGATGAGGAGACGTAA
- the LOC135638448 gene encoding uncharacterized protein LOC135638448, whose protein sequence is MEIYVDDMIVKSRTAEAHPSDLAETFDTLRRFGLRLNPAKCAFGVTSGKFLGFIIHERGIDANPEKIQAIIDMQPPRTIRDLQRLNGRLVALSRFLSRSGDRCLPFFQALKDPKNFRWTTECERAFEQMKQHLANLPRLASVSPGEKLSLYLAASQHAVSSVLVKENSGDQLPVYYVSHMLSGPEERYPPIEKLALALVLSARKLRPYFQAHPMEVITDQPLQLVLSKFDVAGRLLKWAVELGEHDIQYIPRTAIKAQAVADFIAELTPSTGEELEPPRETWTLHVDGSANAKGAGAGLVLVTPDGHSIERSFRFGFRATNNEAEYEALLAGLQLALEMRVTDIRVITDSQLVARQLDGGYEAPDPTMAKYLAQVKSLATKFAHFELSNVPRSENQRADTLAKWASGSAPWAQPETEVLPHRAIEVVATVTGGAPATWVQEMLRFKRDGALPDNETTARRLRRTQAWWVEAEPLATITESQVERFVWRNLITRFGLPQSIVTDNGPQFADRRFQEFCAKHKIQPRFSSVAYPQANGLAEVTNRSIVDGLKRRVSAARSAWIDELPSVLWAMRTTPKTPTGESPYSLTFGTEAVLPSEVAIPTPRTADYSEEATGEGLRSNLDLLEERRANAHQKALSYKRAVARVYNRRVRPQSIKLEDLVLRKIEVSRPTQARGKLTPKWEGPYRVIGVSRPGTFRLATMDGDPVPRTWNIQNLRKYFV, encoded by the exons atggagatatatgtcgacgacatgatcgtaaagagccgaaCGGCGGAGGCCCATCCTTCCGACCTAGCTGAAACATTCGACACCCTGCGAAggttcggcctgcgcctcaaccccgccaagtgcgccttcggcgtgacctcgggaaaattcctcggattcatcatacatGAGAGAGGGATTGATGCCAACCCGGAAAAGATACAGGCCATCATTGACATGCAGCCTCctcggacgatcagagacctgcagcgccttaacgggaggctagtCGCGTTATCACGTTTTCtttcccgatcgggagatcgctgcctccccttcttccaggccctgaaggatccgaagaacttccgatggacgaCGGAATGCGAGAGGgccttcgagcagatgaagcaacacctagccaacctcccccgactcgcTTCAGTCTCCCCTGGGGAGAAATTGAGTCTCTACCTCGCCGCCTCCCAGCACGCGGTCAGTTCGGTTCTGGTCAAAGAAAACTCCGGCGACCAACTgccggtctactatgtcagccacatgcTGAGCGGGCCAGAAGAACGCTACCCGCCAATCGAAAAGCTGGCGCTGGCGCTCGTTCTGTCGGCGCGAAAGCTCCGCCCTTATTTCCAGGCCCACCCGATGGAGGTAATAACTGACCAGCCGCTCCAGCTTGTTCTGTCTAAATTCGATgttgcagggcgtctcctcaaatgggcagtggagctcggcgagcacgacatacaGTATATACcacggaccgccatcaaagcccaggCCGTGGCAGACTTCATTGCAGAGCTGACCCCGAGCACAGGCGAGGAACTCGAGCCACCGCGTGAGACGTGGACCCTCCACGTAGACGGGTCGGCCAACGCAAAAGGCGCCGGTGCAGGGCTGGTGCTGGTGACACCTGACGGCCACTCGATCgagcgctccttccgcttcgggttcagggccaccaacaacgaggcagaatacgaggctctcctggcggggctccagttggcactggaaatgcgggtgaccgacatacgcgtcatcaccgactcacagctggtggctaggcagctcgacgGTGGATACGAAGCCCCGGACCCGACTATGGCGAAATATCTGGCACAGGTAAAAAGCCTTGCCACCAAGTTTGcccattttgaattgtcgaatgttcccaggagcgagaaccagcgagccgacaccctgGCAAAATGGGCGTCCGGCTCGGCCCCCTGGGCTCAACCCGAGACCGAAGTGCTCCCCCACCGAGCCATAGAGGTCGTCGCCACGGTCACGGGCGGcgcgccggccacttgggtacaggagatgctacgcttcaagcgggatgggGCCCTACCCGACAATGAAACCACGGCTCGACGCTTGCGTCGGACGCAGGCATG gtgggtcgaagccgagcctCTAGCGACCATTACGGAGTCACAAGTAGAAaggttcgtgtggagaaacctcataactcggttcggcctgccccagtccatcgtcaccgacaatggaCCTCAATTCGCCGACAGGAGattccaagagttttgcgccaagcacaaaattcagccgaggttcagctcggtggcttacccccaggcgaatgggctagctgaggtaaccaaccggtccatcgTCGACGGCCTCAAGAGAAGGGTATCCGCTgcccgatcggcttggatcgacgagctcccgagcgtctTATGGGCGATGCGCACTACCCCCAAGACCCCGACCGGGGAGTCTCCCtacagcctcacgttcgggaccgaggccgtatTGCCATCCGAAGTAGCCATCCCGACTCCGCGGACGGCAGACTACAGCGAAGAGGCCACGGGAGAAGGGCTCCGATCCAACCTGGACCTACTCGAGGAAAGACGGGCCAACGCACACCAGAAAgctctttcttacaaaagagccgtagcgagggtctacaaccggagaGTACGACCCCAATCAATAAAATTAGAGGacctggtcctgcgcaaaatcgaggtcagccGCCCAACCCAAGCAAGGGGGAAGCTGACCCCGAAGTGGGAaggaccctatcgggtcatcggagtatcccgaccggggacgttccgactcgcaacaatggatggcgaccccgtgccccggacttggaacatacagaaccttaggaaaTACTTCGTCTGA